The following coding sequences are from one Candidatus Margulisiibacteriota bacterium window:
- a CDS encoding anaerobic nitric oxide reductase flavorubredoxin — protein sequence MSFKIKNNVSWTGKIDWEVKKFHGNEYSINKGTSYNSYLIREEKTVLIDTVWKPFAKEFIANLSRLVDLKKIDYVIANHAETDHSGALPDLMKLIPNVPIYCTANGIKSLKGHYHQDWNFKSVKTGDKLSIGNGKELVFIEAPMLHWPDTMFSYLTGDNILFSNDAFGQHYASEFMYNDMVDQNELYTEAIKYYANILTPFSALVDKKIKEVVGLNVPVDMICPSHGIIWRQDPLQIVKKYLEWAAAYQENQLAVIYDTMWSGTRIMAEQIAAGIKDADPKVQIKTFNISNSDKNDVITEIFKSKAILLGSPTINKGILTAMASLLEEIKGLGFKNKKAAAFGCYGWSGESVKLLTEGLKTAGFELINDGLKTLWNPDDAAQESCREFGKQVAAKL from the coding sequence GTGAGTTTCAAAATTAAAAACAATGTCAGCTGGACCGGCAAGATCGACTGGGAAGTAAAGAAATTTCACGGCAATGAATACTCCATCAACAAAGGAACTTCTTATAACTCCTACCTGATACGGGAAGAAAAAACAGTGCTTATCGATACTGTCTGGAAACCTTTTGCCAAAGAGTTTATAGCCAACCTTTCCAGACTTGTGGATTTGAAAAAAATCGATTATGTGATTGCCAATCATGCCGAGACAGATCATAGCGGAGCTTTGCCGGATCTGATGAAATTGATTCCGAATGTACCGATTTATTGTACAGCTAATGGAATAAAATCCTTAAAAGGCCATTATCATCAGGACTGGAACTTCAAATCCGTTAAAACCGGAGACAAGCTGAGTATCGGCAATGGCAAGGAACTGGTTTTTATCGAAGCTCCCATGCTGCACTGGCCGGATACCATGTTCTCATACCTTACAGGAGATAATATACTGTTCAGCAATGATGCCTTTGGCCAGCATTATGCCTCGGAATTCATGTATAACGATATGGTTGATCAGAACGAACTTTATACAGAAGCTATAAAATATTATGCCAATATCCTGACACCTTTCAGCGCGCTGGTGGATAAAAAGATCAAGGAAGTTGTGGGGCTGAATGTACCAGTAGATATGATTTGCCCCAGTCATGGAATAATCTGGCGCCAGGATCCCTTACAGATTGTAAAAAAATATTTGGAGTGGGCAGCTGCCTACCAGGAAAACCAGCTGGCTGTCATTTATGACACCATGTGGAGCGGTACACGGATAATGGCCGAGCAGATAGCCGCGGGCATTAAAGATGCAGACCCGAAAGTACAGATTAAAACTTTCAATATTTCTAACTCTGATAAAAACGATGTCATAACCGAGATTTTTAAATCCAAAGCCATTTTATTGGGTTCGCCGACAATTAATAAAGGAATTCTTACTGCCATGGCCTCGTTGCTGGAAGAAATAAAAGGACTGGGCTTTAAAAACAAAAAAGCTGCTGCCTTCGGTTGCTATGGTTGGAGCGGAGAATCCGTGAAACTGCTGACTGAAGGTCTGAAAACGGCAGGATTTGAGCTTATCAATGATGGGCTGAAAACCCTCTGGAACCCGGATGACGCAGCGCAGGAAAGCTGCAGGGAATTCGGCAAACAGGTTGCTGCGAAGCTTTAA